GATCTGCATCTGCTCTGCAGCGACGCCAATTGAGCGCAACAGCCATTGTTGCCATGCCTCTGCCTCCTCGTGATATCCAAAAGAAAGCAACGATTCCAGAGTGAAGGAGGCATCGCGTAGCCAACCATATCGGTAATCCCAGTTGCGGCCTGCGCCGATCACCTCTGGCAATGATGTAGTTGGGGCCGCGATGATTCCACCGCTCGGACGATACGTGAGGGCCTTGAGGGTGATAAGAGAACGTTCAATCGCGTCATGCCACGGGCCTTTATATCGATTGGTCGCGCACCATTTCGTCCAGAATGTCTCTGTATCGGCGAGAGCCTTGTGAGCGTTGACTCTCTCGGGGGCGGCTTCTTCTGCGCGAGTGCAGGTCAAAACAAATGACACCTCATCGCCCTTGCTCAAGGTCATCGCTGCAAAAGCGGCACCATCCTCTGTCTGCAATGTTTCCAGTGTCCGAAGATAGACCACGGAGGGACCTGCAGATGCCGACCACGAGCCATCTTCGGCCAAGCTGACCCATGGCACAGTTCGCCCATAGTCGAAACGTAGCGTCAGCTCCATCCGCATTACCACGCATCCATCAAGGCAGCGAGCCAGTCTAACAATATCGGAATGCTTTTCGCGAATCGGCATGAAGTCCGTCACAAGGACGGTTCCCGATTCAGTCTCGAACATAGTTTCGAGGATCAGGGTATGTGGCTGGTATCTTCGTGTGACCTTTCTCGGTCTGACAGTTGGCGAAATTATCCATCTGCCATTTTGCCTAGCTCCAAGCAACGATGCGAAACAGGCCGGAGAAGAGAAATCAGGCCAGCACAACCAGTCAATCGAGCCGTCGCGACCCACCAGAGCTGCGGTCTCACAATCGCCGATCAAGGCATAATCTTCGATTCGCATCACAATATTCCCAGTGCTACCTGGCCCTCTTAGCTTGCTTGATGAGGCTCAGGGCGGACCGAGCTCCCTTGCAACCTAGCAGTTCATATTTCTTGCCCTCCAACTCGTGGTAACTGACGAAAAACTCTTCGAGCTCACGGAGAAATCGTGGCGGAAAATCCTTCAATTTTCGAATATTGGCGTAGCTATGGTTTACTTCCGCGACAGCCAGAAGGCGATCATTACGAATCCTCTTCTTCCCGTCGAGCTGCTGGCCCTCGATCACGCCTACAAGACGTGCGCGGACTGCACATCCAGGAAATGCAGGCTCATCCATGAGCAAGAGAACGTCGATTGGGTCACCATCTTGAGCGCGGGTCCGCGGCAGGAATCCGAAATCATAAGGAAATACCATTCCTGCCGGTAGAACTTTCGTCAGTGCAAAAATGCCTTGACCAGGATCAAAAGCAAACTTGTTCCGGCTGCCCTTCGGTGTTTCTACGATGACTCGCAGAATCCCTTCCCTCTTGTCGATTGGCTTCAATTTCGAAGGGTTAGCCACCGTCCTGCTCTTTGACATTTCTGCTCCTCTTATGTCCATCCACGGGCATTTACATACTCGCAGCAAGATGCTCGTGCGAAACGCAAGTGTTCTAGAAGAGGCGACAGTTCTCCTGCTAACCGAGAGTTACAGGGGTGTCCCTCTCCTTCCCGAGACAAGCTGCAGAACCAGGACAATCAATGCAATGATGAGGAGAATGTGGATATACCAAGCCACTACATGGAAACCGATAAATCCCACCAACCACGCTATGAGCAGAATCACGAATAGAGTCCAAAGCATAAAATCCTTTCCATTTCTGCGCCACCACTTTCTGGGCTATTCGGGCCGGCCGGACCTTTCGGGGTACCAGACGAACGGGAAGCATACGCACTCAACATGCGCGGATGTTATGCTGCCCTCTGGGCCTGTGTATTCACAGCGATCGAAATCTGAGTAAGTTTCTTGTCCGCAGCCTTTTCCTCGTCAAGCGTTGCTTGTAGCAGGTCGACGACTTGAGCTCGGCCCAGCAATTCAGCGATTGCGCGAACTGAGCCATACCCTGCCATCTCGTAGTGCTCTACTCGCTGGGCCGCTGCGATGAGTCCGGCATCAAGCACCTCGCCTTTATCTATCTCACCGATGAGATCAGACCCTTCGGACAAGATGCCCTTCATCCCATCACAAGTTTTACCTTTGGTGTCTTTGCCAAGGCTTTCAAAGATCGTCTCAAGTCGCGCGACATGACTATGCGTTTCTTCAAGATGGCTCTCGAATGCCTGGCGGAGGTCGTCGGAGGAAGCAGCTTTCGCCATCTTGGGCAATGCTTTTGTAATTTGTTTCTCAGCGGAATACAGATCTCTTAATTCATCGACCATAAGGTCATCTATCGTTTGTACGCTCATGGAAGCCGTCTCCTTCTTAGCTACTCGTCGCCGTTGCTATAAGGAGTGAGATGCAAGAGCGAACGACTGCGTTATGCTGAGATTTCACTGCGGTGAAATAGAAAACTGCTCATGCAACTGTGCGGATAAGCTCTTATGAACCCCTATCGGTTGCGGGCACTTCAATATTCGTCCATGGCATGGAAATCTGTTTTTGCGGGTTCTCCTGTCGCGCCGATACGGTCCGCATCTGATGGCTCTAGCAGCTTGCCACGGCGCCGAGCCGTCGATGTCTGGACGGAACTCGGATGCTGTAGCGTAAGCAGCGACAGGCCGAAGCGCTTCGTGCGCGAACGGATCGACTTGCTGGGAAGGAATAGTGATGATCATACTCTTGATAATTCTTTTATTGCTGTTGATCGGAGCCATTCCAACATGGCCATATAGCCGCAATTGGGGGATGTACCCCAGCGGAGGATTGGGGCTGATCCTTCTAATCGTCTTAGTTTTAGTCTTGCTGCGGGTGATCTAGGCTTGCGCCGCGAGAGATTGCCGAGGCGACGATGACCCTGTCCCCGTCGCGGCAGTGCTCGAAGATAATCCTCCAAGATTCTTCATCTGCCTGCACTGAGCAGATGAGTAAATCGTGGAACTCCTTTGCCCCAGGTATCGGGTGGGGCCAGTTCGCGACGGATGGGCGGAGTGGTCATGTCTCGCTTGCTCCCGGTGAAGATGGTACGTGCTTGCGAAATCAGATAATCTGCAGTGCGAGCAGCGAGGGCCTGGATGGTCAGGCCGGGATTCGCTGAGCCTTGGGTAGGCATAATGCTGCCGTCGCAGATAAAAAGATTCGCAATGTCGTGAGAGCGGCCAAATTTGTCGACGACAGATGTGCGTGGGTCGGACCCCATACGCGCGGCGCCGACGAGATGAGCGTAGCGAGCCTCATGCACGACCTCCGTTGCGCCTGCCGCGTGCATGACTTCAATTGTCTTCTGAGTGGCCGCTTTGATCAGTCGCTTGTCGTTCTCGTGAAGGTTGAAGCTGACATGGGCGATGGGCAGGCCGAAGCGGTCTTTCTCATCCGCCAGAGTTACTCGGTTCTCGGGCCAGGGGAGAATTTCGCCGAGGAGTCCGAAGCTGGCCCAGTGGTTATAGTCCATCATTTCGCGGCGCAGGCCCCATCCCCAGGCTTTTTTTGCAGAGACCATCTGTTTACCAAAAGCTGCGGGCAATGGGCCAACAGTCTGGATCGCGAACCCCCGCGCGAAATCATTTTTCGGATCAGTCTCGTAAAATTCCTCGGTGAGTGCGTGAGCAGGAGGAGCCTTATACATGCGAACGAGTTGGTCGAAGCGGCCGAGGACTACGGTTCCCGCCTGCGCCATAAGATAGCGCCCGACTGTGTCGCTTGAGTTGGCCAGACCGAGCTCAAAGCCAGGACAGGCGGAGTT
This Edaphobacter acidisoli DNA region includes the following protein-coding sequences:
- a CDS encoding lmo0937 family membrane protein, whose product is MLWTLFVILLIAWLVGFIGFHVVAWYIHILLIIALIVLVLQLVSGRRGTPL
- a CDS encoding YciE/YciF ferroxidase family protein; protein product: MSVQTIDDLMVDELRDLYSAEKQITKALPKMAKAASSDDLRQAFESHLEETHSHVARLETIFESLGKDTKGKTCDGMKGILSEGSDLIGEIDKGEVLDAGLIAAAQRVEHYEMAGYGSVRAIAELLGRAQVVDLLQATLDEEKAADKKLTQISIAVNTQAQRAA
- a CDS encoding inorganic diphosphatase encodes the protein MSKSRTVANPSKLKPIDKREGILRVIVETPKGSRNKFAFDPGQGIFALTKVLPAGMVFPYDFGFLPRTRAQDGDPIDVLLLMDEPAFPGCAVRARLVGVIEGQQLDGKKRIRNDRLLAVAEVNHSYANIRKLKDFPPRFLRELEEFFVSYHELEGKKYELLGCKGARSALSLIKQAKRAR
- a CDS encoding DUF3309 family protein yields the protein MIILLIILLLLLIGAIPTWPYSRNWGMYPSGGLGLILLIVLVLVLLRVI